The DNA segment GTCGGTGAGCACGATTTCGGGCTGCTCACGGTCGAAAACACCCAAGGCCTCCTGCCCGTTTTCAGCGGTCAAAACGGTGTAGCCGCTGTCTTCCAGAGCAATACCGAGGACTTTGCGAATCCCTTCCTCGTCGTCTACCAGGAGCAGTTTGGGTTTCATGGCACGTGCGGGCAGCGGCTCAATCCGGCAGCCCGATGGCGCGCTGAACGGTCAGCAGCAGCTTGTCGGCGTCAAACGGCTTGCTGAGGTAGGCCACGGCCTTCTTGATGGCGTGGCGCCCGGCCATCCCGCTGATCACGATCACGGGAATGTCCTGCAGTTCGGGGTCCTTGGTCATCCGGCGGTAGAAGTGCGGGCCCCACTCTTCGGGCATTTCCAGGTCCAGGGTGATCAGGTCGGGTTTCTCGCGCTTGACCACATCCAGCGCCGCCACACCGGAGTTGGCGCTGCAGGTGGTGTAGCCGTTGTCTTCCAGCAGCGCGGTGAGGTATTTGACGATAATGGGGTCGTCATCGATGATC comes from the Desulfobacteraceae bacterium genome and includes:
- a CDS encoding response regulator — its product is MAKKILIIDDDPIIVKYLTALLEDNGYTTCSANSGVAALDVVKREKPDLITLDLEMPEEWGPHFYRRMTKDPELQDIPVIVISGMAGRHAIKKAVAYLSKPFDADKLLLTVQRAIGLPD